A DNA window from Rhodococcus sp. Z13 contains the following coding sequences:
- the menE gene encoding o-succinylbenzoate--CoA ligase yields the protein MTALLETLPVPSGRDALSVLPALSRMLDGDGPALLPVPAGDPREIRRLTDALSPGEPIEPGVGLVVATSGTTGIPKGAQLTAAALRASGEATYTRIGGPGSWLLALPPHHIAGMQVLLRSLLAGTEPVVVDVSHGFDPAGLPAAVDAMPGPRRYSSMVPTQLIKVLDHPAAVDALARLDAILLGGAATPLPVLERARAAGITIVRTYGMSETCGGCVYDGVPLDGVRVRVGDDSRVWVGGATLASGYRGLPDHPAFAEAGWFRTDDAGLLEDGVLRIVGRLDEAISTGGLTVVPQVVEAVLIGHPAVREVAVVGLPDERLGSRVVAVVVPAPGTDPTLAELREHVEASLDATAAPREVHLVDALPLRGPGKVDRRALVSRFS from the coding sequence GTGACCGCCCTGCTCGAGACGCTGCCCGTACCGTCCGGACGCGACGCCCTGTCGGTGCTGCCCGCCCTGAGCCGCATGCTCGACGGTGACGGCCCCGCGCTGCTCCCCGTGCCCGCGGGTGACCCCCGGGAGATCCGGCGGCTCACCGACGCCCTGAGCCCCGGCGAACCGATCGAACCCGGCGTCGGTCTGGTGGTCGCGACCTCCGGCACGACCGGCATCCCGAAGGGCGCGCAACTGACCGCCGCCGCCCTGCGCGCGAGCGGCGAGGCCACCTACACGCGGATCGGGGGTCCCGGCTCGTGGCTGCTGGCGCTGCCGCCCCACCACATCGCGGGCATGCAGGTGCTCCTGCGCAGCCTGCTCGCAGGCACCGAACCCGTCGTCGTCGACGTCTCGCACGGTTTCGATCCCGCCGGGCTGCCCGCCGCGGTGGACGCCATGCCCGGCCCCCGGCGATACAGCTCGATGGTCCCCACTCAGCTGATCAAGGTGCTCGACCATCCCGCGGCGGTCGACGCCCTGGCCCGTCTCGACGCGATCCTGCTCGGCGGTGCCGCCACCCCCCTGCCGGTCCTCGAGCGGGCCCGTGCGGCCGGGATCACGATCGTCCGCACCTACGGGATGAGCGAGACCTGCGGCGGCTGCGTCTACGACGGGGTGCCCCTCGACGGTGTCCGGGTCCGCGTCGGCGACGACTCGCGGGTGTGGGTCGGCGGCGCGACCCTCGCCTCCGGCTATCGGGGCCTGCCCGATCATCCCGCCTTCGCCGAGGCCGGCTGGTTCCGCACCGACGACGCCGGTCTGCTCGAGGACGGGGTGCTGCGCATCGTCGGCCGGCTCGACGAGGCGATCTCCACCGGCGGGCTGACCGTGGTGCCGCAGGTGGTCGAGGCCGTCCTGATCGGCCACCCGGCTGTGCGGGAGGTCGCGGTGGTGGGCCTGCCCGACGAACGGCTCGGCAGCCGCGTCGTCGCGGTCGTCGTCCCGGCCCCCGGCACCGACCCGACGCTCGCCGAACTGCGCGAGCACGTCGAGGCCTCCCTGGATGCGACGGCGGCGCCGCGCGAGGTCCATCTCGTCGACGCGCTGCCGCTGCGCGGGCCGGGCAAGGTCGATCGGCGCGCCCTCGTCTCGCGCTTCTCCTGA
- a CDS encoding DUF4193 domain-containing protein, with the protein MATDYDAPRTTDILGGGGTALDDLDLKPAATADTDEVDVLETLDLPGADLSDLSAEELSVQVVPKQENEFTCMRCFLVQHHSRKASAEGEQPYCRDCA; encoded by the coding sequence ATGGCGACCGACTACGACGCTCCCCGCACCACCGACATCCTGGGTGGCGGCGGAACTGCGCTCGACGATCTCGATCTGAAGCCGGCCGCGACCGCCGACACCGACGAGGTGGACGTTCTCGAGACGCTCGATCTGCCCGGCGCGGACCTGTCCGACCTGTCCGCCGAGGAACTCAGCGTCCAGGTCGTGCCGAAGCAGGAGAACGAGTTCACCTGCATGCGGTGTTTCCTCGTCCAGCACCACAGCCGCAAGGCCTCGGCCGAAGGCGAGCAGCCCTACTGTCGCGACTGTGCATGA
- a CDS encoding VOC family protein — translation MEVLGSRTILRPRDYEAALEFYGTTLGLAISREYPGGTVFFAGQSLIEVAAHGRSDDDAPQVFHGALWLQVRDVYEVEAELALKGVRIVRGAKQEPWGLHELWIADPDGVPIVLVQIPPDHPIRRDVR, via the coding sequence GTGGAGGTTCTGGGCAGCCGCACGATCCTGCGGCCGCGCGACTACGAGGCGGCCCTCGAGTTCTACGGCACCACCCTCGGCCTGGCGATCTCCCGGGAGTATCCGGGCGGCACGGTGTTCTTCGCCGGGCAGTCCCTGATCGAGGTCGCCGCGCACGGCCGGTCCGACGACGACGCCCCGCAGGTCTTCCACGGCGCGCTGTGGTTGCAGGTGCGCGACGTCTACGAGGTGGAGGCCGAGCTCGCCCTGAAGGGTGTGCGCATCGTCCGGGGTGCGAAGCAGGAGCCGTGGGGGCTGCACGAGCTGTGGATCGCCGATCCCGACGGGGTCCCGATCGTGCTGGTGCAGATCCCTCCGGACCATCCGATCCGCCGCGACGTCCGCTGA
- a CDS encoding 1,4-dihydroxy-2-naphthoate polyprenyltransferase, with amino-acid sequence MATAGQWIEGARPRTLPNAIAPVLAGTGAAAALGEAVWWKALLAFVVAMGLIIGVNFANDYSDGIRGTDDERVGPMRLVGSGAASPAEVKRAAFVCFGIAAVAGLALAVTTAWWLVLVGVICIAGAWYYTGGKNPYGYSGFGEVGVFVFFGLVAVLGTQFVQAERVDWVGLTCAVAVGSISTAVLVTNNLRDIATDAETGKRTLAVKLGDPRTRTLHLVLLVVPFVMSVVLVAATPWALAGFLAAPFAFRAHKPVREGALGLALIPALGDTGMAMLVWALATAPALAFG; translated from the coding sequence ATGGCAACGGCTGGTCAATGGATCGAAGGCGCTCGTCCGCGCACCCTCCCGAACGCGATAGCCCCCGTGCTGGCGGGCACCGGCGCCGCCGCGGCGCTCGGTGAGGCGGTGTGGTGGAAGGCACTGCTGGCCTTCGTCGTGGCCATGGGCCTGATCATCGGCGTGAACTTCGCGAACGACTACTCCGACGGCATCCGCGGCACCGACGACGAGCGGGTCGGCCCGATGCGGCTGGTCGGTTCCGGTGCCGCGAGCCCCGCGGAGGTCAAGCGCGCGGCGTTCGTGTGCTTCGGTATCGCGGCGGTGGCCGGTCTCGCCCTCGCCGTCACCACCGCCTGGTGGCTGGTGCTCGTCGGCGTGATCTGCATCGCCGGAGCCTGGTACTACACGGGCGGTAAGAACCCCTACGGCTACAGCGGTTTCGGTGAGGTCGGCGTCTTCGTGTTCTTCGGGCTGGTCGCGGTGCTGGGCACGCAGTTCGTGCAGGCCGAGCGCGTCGACTGGGTGGGTCTGACCTGCGCCGTCGCGGTGGGCTCGATCTCGACGGCGGTGCTGGTGACCAACAATCTGCGCGACATCGCGACGGACGCGGAGACCGGCAAGCGGACCCTGGCGGTCAAGCTCGGCGATCCGCGGACCCGCACGCTGCACCTGGTGCTGCTCGTCGTGCCGTTCGTGATGTCGGTGGTGCTGGTCGCGGCGACGCCGTGGGCGCTCGCCGGGTTCCTCGCGGCACCGTTCGCGTTCCGCGCGCACAAGCCGGTGCGTGAGGGTGCGCTCGGTCTCGCGCTCATCCCGGCGCTGGGCGACACGGGGATGGCGATGCTGGTGTGGGCGCTGGCGACCGCTCCCGCGCTGGCCTTCGGCTGA
- a CDS encoding inorganic phosphate transporter: protein MTAEFVVLLVVVVTALAFDFTNGFHDTGNAMATSIATGALKPKVAVALSAILNLVGAFLSVEVAATVAKGVVNLDTVGGSDLLLIVFAGLVGAILWNISTWLFGLPSSSSHALFGGLIGAALASIGTSGVVWDGVLGKVLLPAFLAPVVAALVSTVGIWSMHRLTRPVSTETRDRGFRMGQIGTASLMSLAHGTNDAQKTMGVIFLALVAHGSITADTEMPFWVKVACAVAIALGTYLGGWRIIRTLGKGLVEIAPPQGLAAESSSAAIILTSSHFGLPLSTTHVATGSILGTGLGTKGAEVRWSVARRMVVAWVITLPCAAFVGAMCWTLAHVIGGMPGVLVVFGILCALALFMYFRSRQQPVDASNVTADWEDGSLAPAGSSSDALAPEARP, encoded by the coding sequence GTGACCGCAGAGTTCGTCGTGCTCCTGGTGGTGGTCGTCACTGCCCTCGCTTTCGATTTCACCAACGGCTTCCACGACACCGGCAACGCCATGGCGACGTCCATCGCCACCGGTGCCCTCAAGCCCAAGGTTGCGGTCGCACTGTCCGCGATCCTCAATCTCGTCGGCGCCTTCCTCTCCGTGGAGGTCGCCGCGACGGTCGCGAAGGGTGTCGTCAACCTCGACACCGTCGGCGGCTCCGATCTGTTGCTGATCGTCTTCGCCGGTCTGGTGGGCGCGATCCTGTGGAACATCTCGACCTGGCTGTTCGGCCTGCCGTCGAGCTCGTCCCACGCGCTGTTCGGCGGTCTGATCGGTGCGGCCCTGGCCTCCATCGGTACGAGCGGCGTGGTGTGGGACGGGGTCCTGGGCAAGGTCCTCCTGCCCGCCTTCCTCGCCCCGGTGGTCGCGGCCCTGGTCTCCACGGTCGGTATCTGGTCGATGCACCGGCTCACCCGGCCCGTCTCCACCGAGACACGCGACCGCGGTTTCCGGATGGGGCAGATCGGCACCGCCTCCCTGATGTCCCTCGCGCACGGCACGAACGACGCGCAGAAGACGATGGGCGTGATCTTCCTGGCGCTGGTCGCGCACGGCAGCATCACCGCCGACACCGAGATGCCGTTCTGGGTGAAGGTCGCGTGTGCCGTGGCGATCGCCCTCGGCACCTATCTCGGCGGCTGGCGCATCATCCGCACCCTGGGCAAGGGCCTGGTCGAGATCGCCCCGCCGCAGGGTCTGGCCGCCGAGTCGTCGTCCGCCGCGATCATCCTCACCTCGAGCCATTTCGGTCTGCCGCTGTCGACGACGCACGTCGCCACCGGTTCGATCCTCGGCACCGGGCTGGGCACCAAGGGCGCCGAGGTGCGTTGGTCGGTCGCCCGCCGCATGGTCGTCGCGTGGGTCATCACCCTGCCCTGCGCTGCCTTCGTCGGTGCGATGTGCTGGACCCTCGCGCACGTGATCGGTGGTATGCCGGGTGTGCTGGTGGTCTTCGGCATCCTGTGCGCTCTGGCGCTGTTCATGTACTTCCGTTCGCGGCAGCAGCCCGTCGACGCCTCCAACGTCACCGCCGACTGGGAGGACGGCTCCCTCGCTCCCGCCGGCAGTTCGTCCGACGCCCTCGCACCGGAGGCCCGCCCGTGA
- a CDS encoding DUF3349 domain-containing protein has protein sequence MALPPFLASIVEWLRAGYPEGVPEQDYVPLFALLARRLSDEEVAQVANALIENGDLPITQIDIAVLVSKITNNMPSPEDVDRVRRHLESSGWDTTEYEL, from the coding sequence GTGGCTCTCCCGCCGTTTCTCGCTTCCATCGTCGAATGGCTCCGCGCCGGCTATCCCGAGGGCGTCCCGGAGCAGGACTACGTGCCGCTGTTCGCCCTGCTGGCCCGGCGGCTGTCCGACGAGGAGGTCGCCCAGGTCGCGAACGCCCTGATCGAGAACGGTGACCTCCCGATCACCCAGATCGACATCGCCGTGCTCGTCAGCAAGATCACCAACAACATGCCCTCCCCCGAGGACGTGGACCGTGTCCGGCGCCATCTCGAGAGCAGCGGCTGGGACACCACGGAATACGAACTGTGA
- a CDS encoding phage holin family protein: MLSLILRLIINAVGLWLAVELVGGIEYVDPQGAEDTTGKIVTLVVLAIIFTIVNAFIKPLVKLLSLPLLILTLGLFTLVINALMLMLTAWLSGFTDYGLEIDGFWAAFWGGVIIAIVNFVLGIVVPDRD; this comes from the coding sequence ATGCTGTCGCTGATTCTGCGTCTGATCATCAACGCCGTGGGCCTGTGGCTCGCGGTCGAACTCGTCGGAGGTATCGAGTACGTCGATCCTCAGGGGGCCGAGGACACCACCGGGAAGATCGTCACCCTGGTCGTGCTCGCGATCATCTTCACGATCGTCAACGCCTTCATCAAGCCACTCGTGAAGCTGCTGTCGCTGCCCCTGCTGATCCTCACGCTCGGCCTGTTCACGCTGGTGATCAATGCTCTGATGCTCATGCTCACCGCGTGGCTGAGCGGGTTCACCGACTACGGCCTCGAGATCGACGGTTTCTGGGCGGCCTTCTGGGGCGGTGTGATCATCGCGATCGTGAACTTCGTCCTGGGCATCGTCGTCCCCGACCGGGACTGA